The Haliotis asinina isolate JCU_RB_2024 chromosome 16, JCU_Hal_asi_v2, whole genome shotgun sequence DNA segment ggcaaaggaggtggtggccatggaggaggtggtggaaaaggaggcggtggccatggaggaggtggtggaaaaggaggcggtggccatggaggaggtggcggccatggaggaggtggaaagggcggtggtggaggtggcggCCACCATGGTTAAGCTCAACTGGCTctgcacatttctgtcaaatgCTGGACATCTGGTGTCATCATGGTCATATGTTCATTAACTACACCGTCCTATACAATGTCAGCTTTAAGAAATCTGGTCAAATAAACTCACAAAAACAATgccctttccactttgtacttACTTATTGCTTCCTTGCAAATTTCaagaagaaacatgtatgtCCTCCCTGATAAGAGACGTACATAACAATCAGAAAGAAGGAAGCCCATATTCTGTAAAtcagagacacagacataccAAGCGCATACCTTTTCATGCCAGTTTCAACATGCTACTTTTAACATCGAATCCTCATAGAAAAACGCAAGTCATTACTGCCAATGATTCACTTCTTGACTGTATTGTCGGAAAGTACAGGCATGGTCTGTATCATTGTCCATTGGGGACATTAAGACGAGGCTCGAATGAAAGGGAGTGAAACCAAGTACATCAGTTCCAGCTCCACACATTCGGCAGGCTGCCGCAAAACACATTGATAGTAACATGTAAACACATTTCACTTTCAAGCTTTTTCAAATGGTTTGTCCTCATTGTGTACGTGAAGAAAAACAGAGCATGTCCCCTCAACTACATTTGCCTCAATATCAAATGAACTGATTACTGTACACAATAGACCCCAAACATGTCAGGCCTACATTCTTTATGTCCACGTGTAGACCTTTCTGTGCCTTAGAAAGCCTGAAAGTTTAGAGAAATACATCATCATTAAGGTAGCAGCATACCATGACTAACACCATTTACTTCACATCTGTCCATAgccgttacatgactgtcagtGCCTTAATTACATTCTTCAACTATCTGCTAGGCACAATAGTATGCCATTTAGAGCTCATTCTTAAATACAATAACATTAAGTTTACTCTTTACCCATTGAAATGAGGATAGCATGCCACGTCTTGGTTTTCTAACACTAGCATATACTAGTCTTGATCCACGATATCAGTCATGTGGAGAGAGCTCATAGAGATCAATTGAACATTCAGACTACAAGCGTTGAACTGATTGCTCTGTTTTCCCTTAAATGTTTCGAGcaacatgatgtatatgtgtgacaTGTAGATGACTATTTGACCTGCTTTCAGCCTCTCCGTACTTCTACCCCTACACTCTTAATATCAATCTAAACTTCTTATGTTTAAAAGGATGTTGGATCATACCTGTGTCCATTATTCAATAGATCGTACTAAAGGTTTATGTTTGGTGCCACTAGCAACAACTTTGGCCATGGAGACATGTAGCATTTGCTTTTAATTCCATAAGGAGTGGTATGTTTTCATCATATGAAAGCTTGCAGTACCTATCTTTGCCCACTTCAATCaaggtctgttacaatcatcgCAAGTCAGGGAACCATTCCACTGCACTACGAGACTTACAGCAAcctgatatttacatgtatgtattcttcTTGCATTTTATAGATTTCACTCCATTCACTTTTTGTgtatgctatatttactttcaagTCATTGGATGAGTCAGTGTAACCCAGCTTTTCATCCAGCAGAGAAACAGCCAAGGGGCGCCTGTCTGTCTTACTAATGCACAGTATGTGTCTGATAGCTAAGCAGGAAaacgtaaataataaagaatgaatatatCCAGCGTCAAGgtgatattacataacatgctggtagttcacaaataaatggttaggaaaaactcaaaatggaatttcttttctttctttctcaatTGAGAGTATTTCGATTCACTGTCTTCATTTCCTTCTCGATTTGTATAAAAGGTCCTGTGTGCTTGCAAAACGGTCATTCACATCGTTTATTCTATTGTGGATAGACGTATCCGTGGAGATGCAGCTCTATAAAATAGCACTGGTTGTGGCATTGGGTAAGTTTAACCTTTCATTATAGCTGTTTGGGTATTGCAAAACGCTGACTGAGAAGTTCACCCCTTCTTTCGTTTCCCAGCATATGTTCTACAACGATGTGACTTAAAGAGCTAAGAAAGTGTTCTTAGCAGCACTTTAATGTTGAAAACGATATTTTAGGGATGTTCTTTACAGATGATTAACAACTGATGTGTGCTTCTTCATTTCCTTTCCAGTGTTCACAGCCTTCTTTGGCTCTGCCTATGGTGGCCACGGAGGTGgtggtggcaaaggaggtggaGGGGGGCATGGAGGTGGCGGCAAAGGCGgtggtggcaaaggaggtggcgGCAAGGGAGGcggtggcaaaggaggtggtggccatggaggaggtggtggaaaaggaggcggtggccatggaggaggtggtggaaaaggaggcggtggccatggaggaggtggtggaaaaggaggcggtggcaaaggaggtggcggccatggaggaggtggaaagggcggtggtggaggtggcggCCACCATGGTTAAGCTCAACTGGCTctgcacatttctgtcaaatgCTGGACATCTGGTGTCATCATGGTCATATGTTCATTAACTACACCGTCCTATACAATGTCAGCTTTAAGAAATCTGGTCAAATAAACTCACAAAAACAATgccctttccactttgtacttACTTATTGCTTCCTTGCAAATTTCaagaagaaacatgtatgtCCTCCCTGATAAGAGACGTACATAACAATCAGAAAGAAGGAAGCCCATATTCTGTAAAtcagagacacagacataccAAGCGCATACCTTTTCATGCCAGTTTCAACATGCTACTTTTAACATCGAATCCTCATAGAAAAACGCAAGTCATTACTGCCAATGATTCACTTCTTGACTGTATTGTCGGAAAGTACAGGCATGGTCTGTATCATTGTCCATTGGGGACATTAAGACGAGGCTCGAATGAAAGGGAGTGAAACCAAGTACATCAGTTCCAGCTCCACACATTCGGCAGGCTGCCGCAAAACACATTGATAGTAAcatgtgaacacatttcactttcAAGCTTTTTCAAATGGTTTGTCCTCATTGTGTACGTGAAGAAAAACAGAGCATGTCCCCTCAACTACATTTGCCTCAATATCAAATGAACTGATTACTGTACACAATAGACCCCAAACATGTCAGGCCTACATTCTTTATGTCCACGTGTAGACCTTTCTGTGCCTTAGAAAGCCTGAAAGTTTAGAGAAATACATCATCATTAAGGTAGCAGCATACCATGACTAACACCATTTACTTCACATCTGTCCATAgccgttacatgactgtcagtGCCTTAATTACATTCTTCAACTATCTGCTAGGCACAATAGTATGCCATTTAGAGCTCATTCTTAAATACAATAACATTAAGTTTACTCTTTACCCATTGAAATGAGGATAGCATGCCACGTCTTGGTTTTCTAACACTAGCATATACTAGTCTTGATCCACGATATCAGTCATGTGGAGAGAGCTCATAGAGATCAATTGAACATTCAGACTACAAGCGTTGAACTGATTGCTCTGTTTTCCCTTAAATGTTTCGAGcaacatgatgtatatgtgtgacaTGTAGATGACTATTTGACCTGCTTTCAGCCTCTCCGTACTTCTACCCCTACACTCTTAATATCAATCTAAACTTCTTATGTTTAAAAGGATGTTGGATCATACCTGTGTCCATTATTCAATAGATCGTACTAAAGGTTTATGTTTGGTGCCACTAGCAACAACTTTGGCAATGGAGACATGTAGCATTTGCTTTTAATTCCATAAGGAGTGGTATGTTTTCATCATATGAAAGCTTGCAGTACCTATCTTTGCCCACTTCAATCaaggtctgttacaatcatcgCAAGTCAGGGAACCATTCCACTGCACTACGAGACTTACAGCAAcctgatatttacatgtatgtattcttcTTGCATTTTATAGATTTCACTCCATTCACTTTTTGTgtatgctatatttactttcaagTCATTGGATGAGTCAGTGTAACCCAGCTTTTCATCCAGCAGAGAAACAGCCAAGGGGTGCCTGTCTGCCTTACTAATGCACAGTATGTGTCTGATAGCTAAGCAGGAAaacgtaaataataaagaatgaatatatCCAGCGTCAAGgtgatattacataacatgctggtagttcacaaataaatggttaggaaaaactcaaaatggaatttcttttctttctttctcaatTGAGAGTATTTCGATTCACTGTCTTCATTTCCTTCTCGATTTGTATAAAAGGTCCTGTGTGCTTGCAAAACGGTCATTCACATCGTTTATTCTATTGTGGATAGACGTATCCGTGGAGATGCAGCTCTATAAAATAGCACTGGTTGTGGCATTGGGTAAGTTTAACCTTTCATTATAGCTGTTTGGGTATTGCAAAACGCTGACTGAGAAGTTCACCCCTTCTTTCGTTTCCCAGCATATGTTCTACAACGATGTGACTTAAAGAGCTAAGAAAGTGTTCTTAGCAGCACTTTAATGTTGAAAACGATATTTTAGGGATGTTCTTTACAGATGATTAACAACTGATGTGTGCTTCTTCATTTCCTTTCCAGTGTTCACAGCCTTCTTTGGCTCTGCCTATGGTGGCCACGGAGGTGgtggtggcaaaggaggtggaGGGGGGCATGGAGGTGGCGGCAAAGGCGgtggtggcaaaggaggtggcgGCAAGGGAGGcggtggcaaaggaggtggtggccatggaggaggtggtggaaaaggaggcggtggccatggaggaggtggtggaaaaggaggcggtggccatggaggaggtggtggaaaaggaggcggtggcaaaggaggtggcggccatggaggaggtggaaagggcggtggtggaggtggcggCCACCATGGTTAAGCTCAACTGGCTctgcacatttctgtcaaatgCTGGACATCTGGTGTCATCATGGTCATATGTTCATTAACTACACCGTCCTATACAATGTCAGCTTTAAGAAATCTGGTCAAATAAACTCACAAAAACAATgccctttccactttgtacttACTTATTGCTTCCTTGCAAATTTCaagaagaaacatgtatgtCCTCCCTGATAAGAGACGTACATAACAATCAGAAAGAAGGAAGCCCATATTCTGTAAAtcagagacacagacataccAAGCGCATACCTTTTCATGCCAGTTTCAACATGCTACTTTTAACATCGAATCCTCATAGAAAAACGCAAGTCATTACTGCCAATGATTCACTTCTTGACTGTATTGTCGGAAAGTACAGGCATGGTCTGTATCATTGTCCATTGGGGACATTAAGACGAGGCTCGAATGAAAGGGAGTGAAACCAAGTACATCAGTTCCAGCTCCACACATTCGGCAGGCTGCCGCAAAACACATTGATAGTAAcatgtgaacacatttcactttcAAGCTTTTTCAAATGGTTTGTCCTCATTGTGTACGTGAAGAAAAACAGAGCATGTCCCCTCAACTACATTTGCCTCAATATCAAATGAACTGATTACTGTACACAATAGTCCCCAAACATGTCAGGCCTACATTCTTTATGGCCACGTGTAGACCTTTCTGTGCCTTAGAAAGCCTGAAAGTTTAGAGAAATACATCATCATTAAGGTAGCAGCATACCATGACTAACACCATTTACTTCACATCTGTCCATAgccgttacatgactgtcagtGCCTTAATTACATTCTTCAACTATCTGCTAGGCACAATAGTATGCCATTTAGAGCTCATTCTTAAATACAATAACATTAAGTTTACTCTTTACCCATTGAAATGAGGATAGCATGCCACGTCTTGGTTTTCTAACACTAGCATATACTAGTCTTGATCCACGATATCAGTCATGTGGAGAGAGCTCATAGAGATCAATTCAACATTCAGACTACAAGCGTTGAACTGATTGCTCTGTTTTCCCTTAAATGTTTGGAGcaacatgatgtatatgtgtgacaTGTAGATGACTATTTGACCTGCTTTCAGCCTCTCCGTACTTCTACCCCTACACTCTTAATATCAATCTAAACTTCTTATGTTTAAAAGGATGTTGGATCATACCTGTGTCCATTATTCAATAGATCGTACTAAAGGTTTATGTTTGGTGCCACTAGCAACAACTTTGACCATGGAGCCATGTAGCATTTGCTTTTAATTCCATAAGGAGTGGTATGTTTTCATCATATGAAAGCTT contains these protein-coding regions:
- the LOC137267677 gene encoding histone H1-like protein HC2; translation: MVATEVVVAKEVEGGMEVAAKAVVAKEVAAREAVAKEVVAMEEVVEKEAVAMEEVVEKEAVAMEEVAAMEEVERAVVEVAATMVKLNWLCTFLSNAGHLCSQPSLALPMVATEVVVAKEVEGGMEVAAKAVVAKEVAAREAVAKEVVAMEEVVEKEAVAMEEHMFYNDVT